From the genome of Aspergillus oryzae RIB40 DNA, chromosome 4:
GGACTTCACGATTAAGATGATACGATTAAGAACCCTTGGACTCTTCCTGTCCACATAGTAAGCCTCTAGCCATAAGATCTCTGCCCAAAGAACCAAGTCACAACTAACACAAAACCAGCACCACACCCCCTCGCACAGCTCTCAAGTACCAACCACCGAGGGACCTCCGCCAAAGTTCCTCAatggcagcaacagcaacagcaacagcaacagcagaagcaagCGAGAGCTCCACCGCCCAACAAAACTACAAAATAGTCCAAGACATCGGCAACTTCGCCGAGACAGAAGCCCAACGTCCCGACTTCGACCACGCCAAGCCCATCGAAACCACCAAATCCCCGTACCCAACCTGGGACTACGGGCAAGGGGTACCCGACCACGGCGCCAGTCAATCGCAAGAGCACCACGAAGTAGACCCCTACGCACCAGACCGACCCTCAGTGAATAACTACCGACTCCTCGTCTCGGCCATCGCGCCCCGACCCGTCGGATTCCTCAGCACCGTAAACTCCAAGGGCCAAAAGAATCTCTCCCCCTTCAGCTACTTCCAAGTCATCGACCATGACCCCCCGATGTTCATCGTCGGGTTCTCATCCCGTCCGGGCCGAGTCAAAGACACGTACCGCAATCTCAAGGAAACGGGCGAGTGTGTGATCAACACGGTGTCCGAGAACATGATCGAAGCGGTCAATGCGACCTCGATTGATGCGCCGTATGGGGTTTCGGAATGGGCTGTTTCGGGTCTGCACGAGGCGCCTTCGACGACTGTTAAGCCGTCCCGAGTTAAGGAGTCGGTGTTCAGTGTCGAGGGCAAGGTCATTGATATTAAGGAGTTTGCGGATCATCAGCGGCCGGGGATGAGTATTGCTGCTACGGTGTTGATTAAGGCTACGAGGTTTTGGGTGAAGGAGGGGGCTGCGGATGCGGATTTTAGTCATATTCAGCTGGATCAGTTGAGGCCTGTGGGGCAGTTGGGGGGTGTTTCTTATGGACGGGTGGTGTCGACTTTTGAACGGCCGAGGACGAAGTGGAGCAGTGAGGTGGTGAAGAGTGAGCTGTTGGCTcggttggaggagaagggggagaatTAATAGATTTTGTTTGTGGATGGATGGTTTTGTATATATGGTATTGAGTGGGGTTTTCTTTAGACAGAGGATTTGGATGCTGGTGTGCTTTTATAGAGCATGTTTAGATACAAACATTATTTAAAACTACCTTGTATCTCACTCAAAGATAGTTCAACAGATTCTTGCGACTTGGTAGACTTGTGCAGCTCCAGAAGCCAGAGATATTCCCAATGTCAACTATCCGCGACTCTAAATGCTCTAGGTCTCAAGTACAACATAGCTTAGCCATGATAACATATACTCACATTTTGAATACCATAGTCTACTCATCAGATCCCAGAATTCAACACAACAATCCAAGTACTCCTTTGAGAACCATAACATCGCAAACACTTCCAAACAAACCCTCTCCCGCCCCGATAAATACTCAAGAAACCGGCTCCCTCACAGCAGGAACATACTAACCAACCCGAGACATCAACACTAAACCCACCAACAACTCCACCCCGAAAGGTCACGGGGAGGGCACACTTACAGGCCAAATCTGCACTTTCTCCAAGTCCCAAACCCCACTAGTAGCGTAGACATCCTTTTCAATGATCCCACgcacctcttcttcgttctcggCAGTGTATACAACCATACTACCTTTGATTTTGGCATCATCGGTTTCTGTGGAGTGAGTTTCCAGGATTGCGCCTGTTTTGTTGTAGACATATCAGTGAGCTCTCATTAATGTTACTGTAGGGTTGCAATATATCTAGCTaatgatgatatcaccgCAAGAACACAATGGAGATAGGACTTACCTCCATCAACGAGCTTCCCGGCCGCTATTAGTGGTTTTATCCCTTCATAATGTGCGCTGGGTATTGTTATCGTGAGTACTTCGTTGACTCGCAATATAACTTATGGATAAAAGATTGTGGGGAATTAGGACAGTAGAACCTTACCCTTTCGCCTGCTTTCTAAGCCCCAGCATATCGGGCTTGTCGGGCATGATGCATGGGAatcatttctttctggtcaTTGCCTTTGTTGAGAGGATTCTTGTGCCGATGGCGGACTTGGGGATGAGGTGGGAGGATGCCCTACCGGTGAGTTTGGGGGCTAGGCGGGGGAACATTTGGTATAGTGTATATGATTGTGATTCTAGGTAGGTAAGATGGGTTGTATCGTCTTTGGTTCAACTTCCTAGACGAGACTTGAGGGGTCTTTTATGTATTACTATTATGGTTTATGTTGAATGTGTCGGTGTTTGATTCCGATAGTTGTATTTCACTCGGACAGCGAGCCCCGATAGCTAAGGGAGAACTTAGGGTTACGTATAAGCTTAGTTTCGTTTGATTCGGATTGCCGTCAGTGCTCCAAACGACTATAACCGCGTAAAATCGGGAATGACTAGTTGCGTGTACTAGAAAATCGCCGCGGCGATCGATCTTCATAGATCTAGTGGGCTAGGCTCCACATATTTCGCAGCATACTATCATAGATGTGTTTAAGCGAGACGCTGAGCAGTGGGTCGCCCAGATCGCGCAATGATGTTCCGCTCTCAATTTCGATTGAAgtacaaaaagaaaggcataTATTTTTGCGTGCAAAGCAATACAAGCGGCGACTCCCCGGACCTTAAACTCACGGGAGGGAATTTGTCGACTGGTCAAGCTGAAGGGGGCGGAGTAGAGATTGGTCAAAGCTAAATTAATAAAGCTACGCAGCTACAAGCTGGTCAAACTTGAGCGCGGTGGCCTCTGTCCTATTTAGTGTATCGAAGTGGTGACGTTCttctatgtacatatgtatgtCCTCGTGGGTATAAATATCCCGTCCTCTCCCCTAGTCTCTCCACGTTCATTCTTTTTTATCACGCACACTTCTCCAATCTTGTCAGAGATCCTTCAACAGCTCGGACAAAGATGGGTATCCTCGAAGAGATTTATGAAGGGACGCTCGATCTGAGTGTCCCTCCCGAACAGCTTGCGCTAGATCACGAGGTAAGCAGAGCGAGGCACTAGATTGTCTACGTGTTGACCCCATCTAGTAGGTGGATCTTGTGCCTTGTCTACCTGAAAAGTCAGACCGAGATTCATGGTATAAGATTGGAGAACAAGGGCTGTCGATTGGCCTTATCttgcagcagatgcaggaATTAACGGCAATTGATAATCTCGACTTTCCCGAGCTTATAGCTGCACTTCACGAGGCAGGCATGACGCTCGGCGGGATGGACGAGACAATAGTATGGAAAATAGATAAGGTTATATCCGTTCGCTTTGATCCTTCAGATGATGCGCTTGTAGACCAAGTAAGTCACCGTCTTATTATTGCAAATGACACTATTAATTCCTCGAAGATTTCTCAATTGGTATTGAAATCTGTGTGGCCACCAATACTCGATCGATTCAAACTTGACCGACCTGAATTTATACGTCAACTAGTCGAGAGAATAGGCGCATCACTCGATCGTGATCACCTAACAATAAGGGTatccttttgtttcctcaATATGATTGATTTTGCCGCTACCGACTCGGAGTTCTCGGAGGGTCTCTCCCTGGGTCCTACAGTAAGTTATCtaattatttattcttcGCGTGCAATAGTATAGGACTGATTAGAATGTAAAAATCTATGCTCTCGAAATATTCGGCAGACGTGGGAcgaataaaaagaaattatgGATCAGTAAGTGTTCTTCCTCTACATTagttgtacatacacagACCCTCAATATGCTAATCCATAACTCGTTAATTTTAGGTTGTCGTTTTCACTCATGCAGTGCGACAGTCGACGATAACagcgaagagagaaaagttCATAAGCTTCTTAGCAGATTCTTTAAGGAGCATGGCCCCGCGGCCGGTATTGATTTGAACCCTATCATGGAGCAACTATCTATATGAGGCATTATTTCTAAGGTTATTCTAGTTCATATGAATGCCTAGGTCCTCGCATCTATGTTCCCAGCTCATTCTATGATCGGTCTTGTCAGATCTGCCGGATCACACCTTACATAGCCTACGCTGTGACAACTCTCCAAACCGTTCGCCTGAGCCAGCCAGAGACCAATATACCTCCCGGATTATTGCGTCAAGAGAAAGGCCAAAGCTAGCAAGTGCTCATTTTATCGAAGTATTAACTACAAATACTCCTCGGGGTAAGGCTATAGAAAGGCCATATTTTAATGGTCACCAGATACCGCTGAGATCTAGTATCATATAGCATGATTCCAGCAATACCTTGCGTTCGTAATGACCCTAATGGTCTACCTTCAATTCATAGAGTTCGAAACAAACATAGTGTACAACtaatgtcttcatcttctgcgCCTGCCGTAGTTTTTTCCTAGGCCTCAGTGAGTTAGGTCAGCCCTGCTGCATGGATGGGCTCAGCAGGTTGGTTTTGTGCATGGACTCGGTAATGTACTAATTGCTGCTCCAATCAATGGCAATCATCTATAACTGTGCCAGTTTTGGTGACTAGTTACGTGTACTATTACTATCAATGACAGGAGTGCTATTGCTGTGAATTTCCAGTGTAAGCTCTTCTGAAACCCTTGTAGATGCATCCATGTTGTATTTATTGATGCTCGTGAGGCTCTTGAATGGTTTACTAAGATCTTGTACCCGCAGTGAATCTAGATTAAGGTGCTTATCGAATCTAGAGAACTTTTATATAAAACCGCGGTCAAAGCATTTAAGCAATGCATTATGTGTAGAATAGGCCGAAGCCCGGCAAGTCGTGAAACGTTTCATGGACGAAgaatatgtactgtacaaacTGACATCTACCATGCACGATATTGCCAGGAGAAAAATCAGAAATAGAACTGAAAAATTAGAGTACATCCGAACCGAAACTCGCGCTCagtcaacaacaataaaGTTCATATATAATAAATGATAATCGAGAAGCAGCGAGAAAATAGTCGCTGCAGCAGGTTATACCCACATTTAGAATGAGGACTGTCATTTGACTCAGTCCTGTCTGTTCTGGCTGCCAGCGCCGTTCCCTGATGATGAGGTTCTCATTCCGCTATTAATTTGAGCCGCAATCTGGCTCTGTTTGAATTTCTCAAAGGTTTCTGCATCTTGCTTATGAGCTGCCCACAGTTCTTCTACAGTCGTGCCTAACTGCTCGAACGTTTTGTCTGCACCCACGCCGTCAAAATGAGAGTGTTCCTGCTCCCCCTG
Proteins encoded in this window:
- a CDS encoding flavin reductase family protein (conserved protein/domain typically associated with flavoprotein oxygenases, DIM6/NTAB family), which produces MAATATATATAEASESSTAQQNYKIVQDIGNFAETEAQRPDFDHAKPIETTKSPYPTWDYGQGVPDHGASQSQEHHEVDPYAPDRPSVNNYRLLVSAIAPRPVGFLSTVNSKGQKNLSPFSYFQVIDHDPPMFIVGFSSRPGRVKDTYRNLKETGECVINTVSENMIEAVNATSIDAPYGVSEWAVSGLHEAPSTTVKPSRVKESVFSVEGKVIDIKEFADHQRPGMSIAATVLIKATRFWVKEGAADADFSHIQLDQLRPVGQLGGVSYGRVVSTFERPRTKWSSEVVKSELLARLEEKGEN